Proteins from one Chloroflexota bacterium genomic window:
- a CDS encoding PD40 domain-containing protein, whose product MSYRDGNYEVYVMDADGTNPTNLTNNPADDFGGYWSPDGRLIAFMSDRDGNVEVYVMNADGTNPRNLTNNPADDFGGYWSPDGRLIAFTSDRDGNDEVYVMNADGTNPRNLTNNPAYDSFGMWSPDGRLIAFRSDRDGNGEVYVMNADGSGVTRLTYNFASDYPTDWRP is encoded by the coding sequence ATGTCCTACCGGGACGGCAACTATGAGGTCTACGTGATGGACGCCGACGGCACCAACCCCACGAACCTCACCAACAACCCGGCAGACGATTTCGGTGGCTATTGGTCGCCGGACGGACGGCTCATCGCCTTCATGTCCGACCGAGACGGCAACGTTGAGGTCTACGTGATGAACGCCGACGGCACCAACCCCAGGAACCTGACCAATAACCCGGCAGACGATTTCGGTGGCTATTGGTCGCCGGACGGACGGCTCATCGCCTTCACGTCCGACCGAGACGGCAACGATGAGGTCTACGTGATGAACGCCGACGGCACCAACCCCAGGAACCTGACCAACAACCCAGCATACGATTCGTTTGGGATGTGGTCGCCGGACGGACGGCTCATCGCCTTCAGGTCCGACCGGGACGGCAACGGTGAGGTCTACGTGATGAACGCCGACGGGAGCGGGGTAACGAGGCTGACCTACAACTTCGCCTCCGACTACCCTACCGACTGGCGACCATAA